The Microbacterium horticulturae region GTTCGACGGCGTCATCGCGCAGCACGCGCAGGATCCCCGCCTGACCGAGGGCGCCCAGATGAACGAGGGGACCGTCTCAGCAGAGCTCGGCCTTGCCGGCTGGCCCGCGATGGCCGAGGAGTCGATCATCGCCCGCGATGTGCTGCTGGCCGAGCACGTCGGCTCGCGCCTGCACGTGTGCCACCTGTCGACGGCCGGATCGGTCGACCTCATCCGGTGGGCGAAGAAGCGCGGCGTCGACGTGACGGCCGAGGTCACCCCGCATCACCTGCTGCTGACCGAGGACCTCGTACGCGGCTACGACGCGCGCTTCAAGGTCAACCCGCCGCTACGGCGCGACGAAGACGTGCAGGCGGTCCGCGAGGGCCTCGCCGACGGCACGATCGACATCGTCGCCACCGATCATGCCCCGCACCCCGCCGAGGCGAAGTCGTGCGAGTGGCAGGCCGCAGCCAACGGCATGGTGGGCCTCGAGTCGGCGCTGCGCGTCGTGCACGCGGCGATGGTTCAGACCGGGATGCTGGGCTGGGCCGATGTCGCACGCGTGATGTCGCGCACTCCGGCGCAGATCGGCCGGCTGGCCGGTCACGGTCGCCCGATCGCCGCAGGCGAGCCTGCCGAGCTCACGTTCTACGACGTGGCGGCGGGTTCGGTGTTCGAACGCTCCGATCTGCGGGGCCGCAGCGTGAACTCCCCGTACCTGGGCCGTGAATTGCCCGGTTCGGTGCGCTGGACCGTGCACGCGGGACGGCTCACCGTCGCCGACGGCGCAGTGAACGAGGAGGTACCGGCATGACCCGTGAGGGCGCCCTGCTCATCATGATCGCGATAGCAGTCGTGCTGCTCGGGCTCATGGCGTGGGGCTGGTACCGACGAACGAAGCGCGACGCGGAGCCGCTGACCGCCGTCCGCGACCTGCCTGCGGGCACGTCCGTGATCGCGGGCTACGACGGCCTCTACGTCGCGACCACCCGGCACGGCGAGCCGCTCGAGCGGATCGCCGCCCCCGGGCTCGGTTTCCGCTCTCGCGCCGACATCACGATCGCCACCGCCGGCATCGCCCTCGACATCCCGGGGCAGCAGCGTCTGGTCATTCCTGCCGAGCGCATCACGGCCGTCGCCCTCGCGACGGTCGCCATCGACCGCGTCGTCGAGAAGGACGGGCTCGTCTGCGTCAGCTGGCGCACCGACCCGGGCACGACCGTCGACACCTATCTTCGGGCTCGCGATGCCTCGTCCGCCGCACTGGTCGACAGCATCCGCCCGCTCATCCACGATTCCCGGACAGGATCCGCCGCATGACCCTCACCACCGACCCCGCCGTCCTCGTTCTCGAAGACGGCACCCGCCACCGCGGCCGCGCCTACGGCGCCCGCGGCACCACCCTCGGCGAAGTCGTCTTCTCCACCGGCATGACCGGCTACCAGGAGACCCTCACCGACCCGTCGTACGCCGGCCAGATCGTGCTGCAGACCGCACCGCACATCGGCAACACCGGCATGAACGACGAAGACCCCGAGTCGCGCCGCATCTGGGTGGCCGGCTACATCGTGCGCGACCCCTCTCGCGTCGTGTCGAACTGGCGCGCGAACACCTCGCTGGACGCCGCTCTCGACCAGGAGGGCATCATCGGCATCAGCGGCGTCGACACGCGCGCCGTCACCCGCCACATCCGCTCCGCCGGCAGCATGCGCGGCGGCATCTTCTCGGGTGATGCCGCATCGCTCGATGCCGATGAGCAGCTGCGCATCGTCCGCGAAGCCCCGCAGATGGCCGGCCAGAACCTCTCGGCGCAGGTGTCGGTGGATGCCGTGACCGTCGTGCCCGCGCGCGGCGAGCGCATCGGCAGCGTCGCGCTCATCGACCTGGGCATCAAGCAGGCGAGCATCGAGAACCTCGCGAACCGCGGGTTCGACGTGCATGTGCTGCCGCACGACGCCACCTACGAGCAGGTCCGCGACTCCGGCGTCGACGCGGTGTTCTACTCGAACGGCCCCGGCGACCCGGCCACGGCCGACGAGCAGGTGACCCTGCTGCGCCGCGTGCTCGACGATCGCACGCCGTTCTTCGGCATCTGCTTCGGCAACCAGCTGCTCGGTCGCGCACTCGGCTTCGGCACCTACAAGCTGCCGTTCGGCCACCGCGGCATCAACCAGCCGGTGCTCGACAAGCAGACCGGTCGTGTCGAGATCACCGCGCACAACCACGGGTTCGCCGTCGACGCGCCCACAGACGGCGCCGTCGAGAGCCCGGCCGGCTACGGCCGCGTCGAGGTCAGTCACGTCGACCTCAACGACAACGTCGTGGAGGGCCTGCGTGCCCTCGACATCCCGGCCTTCTCGGTGCAGTACCACCCCGAGGCCGCCGGCGGACCACACGACGCCAACTACCTCTTCGACCGCTTCCGCGACATGGTCATCGCGCACATCGACTCCCAGAAGGCAGGCAACTGATGCCCAAGCGCGACGACATCACCTCCGTCCTGGTCAT contains the following coding sequences:
- a CDS encoding dihydroorotase produces the protein MTESLLFRGATLEGRETADILVADGRIAEVGTGLSDAGARVIDAAGLIALPGLVDLHTHLREPGYEASETVLTGSRAAAAGGYTAVFAMPNTSPVADTAGVVEQELALGEAAGLVSVQPIGAVTVGQKGERLAEIGAMAASRARVRVFSDDGFCVWDPLIMRRALEYVKAFDGVIAQHAQDPRLTEGAQMNEGTVSAELGLAGWPAMAEESIIARDVLLAEHVGSRLHVCHLSTAGSVDLIRWAKKRGVDVTAEVTPHHLLLTEDLVRGYDARFKVNPPLRRDEDVQAVREGLADGTIDIVATDHAPHPAEAKSCEWQAAANGMVGLESALRVVHAAMVQTGMLGWADVARVMSRTPAQIGRLAGHGRPIAAGEPAELTFYDVAAGSVFERSDLRGRSVNSPYLGRELPGSVRWTVHAGRLTVADGAVNEEVPA
- the carA gene encoding glutamine-hydrolyzing carbamoyl-phosphate synthase small subunit — encoded protein: MTLTTDPAVLVLEDGTRHRGRAYGARGTTLGEVVFSTGMTGYQETLTDPSYAGQIVLQTAPHIGNTGMNDEDPESRRIWVAGYIVRDPSRVVSNWRANTSLDAALDQEGIIGISGVDTRAVTRHIRSAGSMRGGIFSGDAASLDADEQLRIVREAPQMAGQNLSAQVSVDAVTVVPARGERIGSVALIDLGIKQASIENLANRGFDVHVLPHDATYEQVRDSGVDAVFYSNGPGDPATADEQVTLLRRVLDDRTPFFGICFGNQLLGRALGFGTYKLPFGHRGINQPVLDKQTGRVEITAHNHGFAVDAPTDGAVESPAGYGRVEVSHVDLNDNVVEGLRALDIPAFSVQYHPEAAGGPHDANYLFDRFRDMVIAHIDSQKAGN